A stretch of Caenibius tardaugens NBRC 16725 DNA encodes these proteins:
- a CDS encoding aromatic ring-hydroxylating oxygenase subunit alpha produces MNNSTAIREQAVARCPGDTVQDVLRADGDIMRQPEAYRSESYRFLGTEDVAFDRFTSAEFFHAEVERMWPRTWQWACREEHIPEPGDFYVYEVVGYSFIISRTDDGSIKAFYNACLHRGTKLKPSNSEGSGTDFTCPFHAWKWNLDGTLKDLPCQWDFPHVDKAKFTLPEARVGVWGGFIFINMDPDAPSLEEWLDPLPEHARAAALEDRYVSLHVEKELPCNWKVAMEAFMESYHLVGTHPQLLVANGDTNTQYDIYSDTVNRLFALTGVTSPNYKGESDEQLILDSMVLGDRDALGGRLEVPEGDTARHVMARFFKDALRDNVAADVDGLSTSEVIDTLQYFVFPNGFFFLALSFPVMYRFRPLGRDPNKSVFDLLLLPSLPKGGERPFPAERHHLGVDESFTTVPGMDAALGHVFDQDTGNMQAQQEGFYASHKAGETLANYQEVRIRHMHQTLDRFLAMPPLRTAR; encoded by the coding sequence ATGAACAATTCCACCGCAATACGGGAACAGGCTGTTGCGCGTTGCCCGGGCGACACTGTGCAGGACGTGTTGCGCGCCGATGGCGATATCATGCGCCAGCCCGAAGCCTATCGTTCCGAATCCTACCGATTTCTAGGCACGGAAGACGTCGCGTTCGATCGTTTCACCAGCGCGGAATTCTTTCACGCCGAAGTGGAACGGATGTGGCCGCGCACCTGGCAATGGGCATGCCGCGAAGAACATATTCCGGAACCGGGCGATTTCTACGTTTATGAAGTGGTGGGCTATTCCTTCATCATTAGCCGGACCGACGACGGTAGTATCAAGGCCTTCTACAATGCTTGCCTGCATCGCGGCACCAAGCTCAAGCCGAGCAATTCGGAAGGGTCGGGCACGGATTTCACCTGCCCGTTCCATGCGTGGAAATGGAATCTCGATGGTACGTTGAAGGACCTGCCGTGTCAGTGGGATTTCCCGCATGTCGACAAGGCAAAGTTCACCTTGCCCGAAGCACGGGTGGGTGTCTGGGGCGGCTTCATTTTCATCAATATGGACCCCGATGCCCCGTCTCTGGAAGAATGGCTCGATCCCCTGCCGGAACACGCCCGGGCGGCGGCGCTGGAAGATCGTTACGTTTCCCTGCACGTGGAAAAGGAACTGCCCTGCAACTGGAAGGTTGCGATGGAGGCGTTCATGGAAAGCTACCATCTGGTGGGTACGCATCCGCAGCTTCTGGTGGCGAACGGCGATACGAACACGCAGTACGATATCTACAGCGACACCGTGAACCGCCTGTTCGCGCTGACCGGCGTGACCAGCCCCAATTACAAGGGGGAGAGTGATGAGCAGCTGATCCTCGATTCCATGGTGCTGGGTGATCGCGATGCCTTGGGCGGGCGGCTGGAAGTGCCTGAAGGCGATACGGCCCGTCATGTCATGGCGCGGTTTTTCAAGGATGCCCTGCGCGATAATGTTGCGGCCGATGTGGATGGCCTGAGTACTTCGGAAGTTATCGATACATTGCAGTACTTCGTGTTTCCCAACGGGTTCTTCTTCCTCGCCCTGTCCTTTCCGGTGATGTATCGTTTTCGTCCGTTGGGGCGCGATCCGAACAAGTCGGTGTTTGATCTTCTCCTGCTTCCGTCGTTGCCCAAGGGCGGCGAACGCCCGTTTCCCGCGGAACGGCACCATCTTGGTGTGGACGAATCCTTCACGACCGTTCCCGGCATGGATGCAGCCCTTGGGCATGTGTTCGATCAGGACACGGGCAATATGCAGGCGCAGCAGGAAGGTTTCTACGCATCGCACAAAGCGGGCGAGACGCTGGCCAATTATCAGGAAGTGCGCATTCGCCACATGCACCAGACGCTCGACCGGTTTCTGGCCATGCCGCCGCTCCGCACAGCGCGGTAG
- a CDS encoding sugar phosphate isomerase/epimerase family protein, with protein MVLPADPLLVASYFTLAGNVQPFDESTVSPVPFARRAEAAARAGYRGIGLGVQDAEHLIASLGAAEIRHIVAANGLEFLELEVLVDWYADGDRRAQSDAARAFLLGAAGDLGAVHLKVGGDLSGEDWPMDRVIADFAQLCDDAAKVGTGICIELFPGSSIADIATGKAIAAGAGRRNGGLLLDIWHMVRGGIDFAEIAALDAAHILHIEIDNADAVQVGTILDDTICRRRLCGEGDLPLPAFLDAVAATGYRGAWGVEILSDEHRARDPETAAQLSFNAARRFFPKSD; from the coding sequence ATGGTACTGCCAGCGGACCCGCTGCTCGTCGCGAGCTATTTCACGCTGGCCGGAAATGTGCAGCCTTTCGATGAAAGCACGGTCAGCCCGGTTCCTTTCGCAAGACGCGCCGAAGCGGCTGCACGGGCAGGCTATCGTGGGATCGGCCTGGGTGTGCAGGATGCGGAACATCTGATCGCGTCGCTGGGCGCTGCGGAGATCAGGCATATCGTTGCTGCAAACGGTCTTGAATTTCTCGAGCTGGAAGTCCTCGTGGACTGGTACGCTGATGGCGATCGCCGGGCACAGTCCGACGCGGCGCGCGCATTCCTGCTGGGGGCTGCGGGTGATCTTGGCGCGGTCCATCTCAAAGTTGGGGGCGACTTGTCGGGCGAGGACTGGCCGATGGATCGTGTCATCGCCGATTTCGCGCAATTGTGCGACGATGCCGCCAAGGTCGGCACCGGTATCTGTATCGAACTGTTTCCGGGCAGTTCGATCGCGGATATCGCCACGGGCAAGGCGATTGCCGCCGGGGCGGGTCGCCGCAATGGCGGGTTGCTGCTCGACATCTGGCATATGGTGCGCGGCGGTATCGACTTTGCCGAGATAGCCGCGCTGGACGCTGCCCATATCCTGCATATCGAAATCGACAATGCCGATGCTGTGCAGGTGGGCACCATTCTGGACGATACCATTTGCCGAAGGCGTCTGTGCGGCGAAGGGGATCTTCCCTTGCCCGCGTTTCTCGATGCGGTGGCCGCGACCGGTTATCGTGGGGCCTGGGGTGTCGAAATCCTTTCTGACGAACATCGCGCCCGCGATCCCGAAACGGCCGCGCAGCTTTCTTTCAACGCCGCGCGGCGTTTCTTCCCCAAATCAGACTGA